The following coding sequences are from one Remersonia thermophila strain ATCC 22073 chromosome 2, whole genome shotgun sequence window:
- a CDS encoding 60S ribosomal protein uL2, whose protein sequence is MGRVIRNQRKGAGSIFTANTRLRKAPAKFRSIDYAERHGYIRGIVKEIIHDPGRGAPLARVVFKSPYRFKQITETFIANEGMYTGQFIYAGKNAALTVGNILPLASVPEGTVVSNVEEKVGDRGTLGRTSGNYVTVIGHNPDEGKTRIKLPSGAKKVVPSNARGMIGIVAGGGRTDKPLLKASRAKHKFSVKRNRWPKTRGVAMNPVDHPHGGGNHQHIGKASTISRFAAPGQKAGLIAARRTGLLRGTQKTKE, encoded by the exons ATGGGTCGCGTC ATCCGCAACCAGCGCaagggcgccggcagcatcTTCACTGCCAACACGCGTCTGCGCAAGGCCCCCGCCAAGTTCCGCAGCATCGACTACGCCGAGCGCCATGGCTACATCCGGGGTATCGTGAAGGAGATCATCCACGACCCCGGCCGTGGTGCCCctctcgcccgcgtcgtctTCAAGTCGCCCTACCGCTTCAAGCAGATCACCGAGACCTTCATCGCCAACGAGGGCATGTACACGGGCCAGTTCATCTATGCCGGCAAGAACGCCGCCCTGACCGTCGGCAACATCCTCCCGCTCGCCTCGGTCCCTGAGGGTACCGTGGTTTCCAacgtcgaggagaaggtcgGCGACCGTGGTACTCTGGGCCGCACTTCGGGCAACTACGTCACCGTCATCGGCCACAACCCCGACGAGGGCAAGACCCGCATCAAGCTCCCCTCGGGCGCCAAGAAGGTCGTCCCCAGCAACGCCCGCGGCATGATCGGTATcgttgctggtggtggcaggACAGACAAGCCCCTCCTGA AGGCCTCTCGTGCCAAGCACAAGTTCTCCGTCAAGCGCAACCGCTGGCCCAAGACTCGCGGTGTTGCCATGAACCCGGTTGACCATCCTCACGGTGGT GGTAACCATCAACACATCGGCAAGGCGTCGACCATCTCGAGGTTCGCCGCCCCTGGTCAGAAGGCGGGTCTCATTGCTGCGCGGAGGACGGGTCTGCTGCGTGGTACCCAGAAGACGAAGGAGTAA